TCCTCGAGCCTCGCGTGGAGGAGATCTTCCAGCTGGTGCACCGCGAGATCCAGAAGTGCGGCTACGAGGACCTGCTCGCCTCGGGCGTGGTCATCACCGGCGGCAGCACGCTGCTCGCCGGCATGCCGGAGCTGGCCGAGGAGGTCATCGGCCTGCCGGTGCGCCGCGGCATGCCGCGCGGCATCGGCGGCCTGGTGGACGTGGTGAAGAGCCCCATGTACGCGACCGGCGTGGGCCTGGTGGTGTACGGCGCCAAGCACCTGGACCGCCGCATGTTCCGCATCCGCGAGGACGGCAACGCGTACAAGAAGGTGAAGAACCGCATGCGCGAGTGGCTCGAAGAGATCTTCTAGCCCTGCGCAGTGCTTGAACGACCCCCTCTGGCGTTGTCAACGGCCAAAGGGGGTCTTTCTATCCCTGCGATGCTACAGGGCCGTAGCGGAAAACTTGCCAAAGATCCCGTCCTGTTGATGATGGCGGCCTCAGTAGCAGGGGGGCGGCAGCGCGCGACCTGCCGTTGAAAGGGACCCATGGACCATTTCGAGCAGAGCAAGCAGGCCGCGAAGATCCGCGTGGTGGGCGCCGGCGGTGCCGGGTGCAACGCCGTCAACACGATGATCTCGGCGAAGCTGGACCGGGTGGACTTCATCGCCGCCAACACCGATGTGCAGGCGCTCGCCGCGAGCAAGGCGCCCACGCGGATCCAGCTGGGCCAGATGCTCACCAAGGGCCTGGGCGCGGGCGCGAACCCCGAGATGGGCCGCGAGGCAGCGCTCGAGAGCCGGGAGCAGATTGCGCAGCTGCTCGAGGGCGCGGACATGGTGTTCGTCACCGCCGGCATGGGCGGCGGCACGGGCACCGGCGCAGCCCCCATCATCGCGGACATCGCCAAGAGCCTGGGCGCGCTCACCGTGGGCGTCGTCACCAAGCCCTTCCTCTTCGAGGGCAACCGCCGCCGCAAGCAGGCCGAGCAGGGGCTCATCGAGCTCAAGGCCGCGGTGGACACGCTCATCACCATCCCCAACCAGCGGCTGCTCACCCTGAGCAACGAGCCGATGCCGCTGCTGGAGACCTTCAAGCGCGCGGACGAGGTGCTGCTCAACGCCGTGCAGGGCATCTCCGACCTCATCCAGTACCACGGCTACATCAACGTGGACTTCGCGGACGTGAAGACCATCATGAGCGACAAGGGGCTCGCGCTGATGGGTACGGGCCGCGCGGCCGGCGCCCAGCGCGCGCTCAACGCCATGCAGCAGGCCATCAGCAGCCCGCTGCTCGAGGACGTGACCATCGACGGCGCCACCGGCCTGCTCATCAACATCACGGGCGGCCGCGACATGACCCTGCAGGAGGTCAACGAGGCGCTCACGCTGGTGCACGACGCCGCGGACAACGAGGCCGAGATCATCTTCGGCTCGCTCATCGACGAGACCATCCAGGACGAGGTGAAGATCACCATCATCGCCACCGGCTTCGTGCAGCGCGAGGCGAAGAGCCGCATCGTGCAGCCGGTGATGCAGGCGCCGCTCATCGCGCGCCCCGCGCCTGCGGTGCTCAGCGCCGCGCGCGAGGAGGTGGCGAGCCTGGTCCCCGCGAAGAGTGGCTCGCGCAGCCTCAGCGCCGCGGATGCGGGCAAGGCCGCGGTGGCCACCGCGCGCACCGCCGTGGTGAAGGACCCGGCGCTGCCCCTGGACGAGGATCAGTTCGACATCCCCACCTTCCTGCGCCGCCAGGGCCAGACGGAGATGCCGTAGGCGCAGGGAAGGGGCGCTAGCGGGCCGGCAGCCGGCTCACGCTGGCGCCGGTGCCCAGCGGGCGGCCCGAGAGGGCGTCCGCGCGGGCGAGCAGCACGTCCACCTCGCGGTAGAGCGCCTCCACCCGCTCGGGCAGGCGCGGGGCGGGAAGCGCCCCGTCCCCTGCCAGCTCCTCCAGCCGGGCGCGCGCGCGCTGCAGCAGCTGGTAGGCGCGCAGGAGGCTGCGCCCGGAGCGCGCGCCCTGGGGCGTGAAGAGGGTGCCCTCGCCGTAGAGCGCCTCCACGGCCGCGCGGTTGCTCTGCACCCGGTCCGCGAGGCGGGCCCGGTACAGCTCCAGGCGGCGCTCCAGCCGCACGCCGCGCAGGCTCACCACCGTGCCGCGGGGTGCGCTCGCGCTGTCCTGCTCTCGGGGAGGGAGGCTCACGGGGATCAAGCTACGTCAGCCTCCTGACGTGCCGCAACCCTCACACGCGTCCGGAGCCGGTAAATCGGCCTCGCAGCGTTCGGCGCTACAACCCTGGTGCGCACAGGTGCGCTTCTCGCCTTGTCAGGTGCGGGGGTGGGGTTTAGGTTGCGCCGCCTCTTTCCGGGGGCCCAGGGAGGGCTGGCGCACATGTTCAAGAAGCTGCTCATCGCGAACCGCGGGGAGATCTCCCGCCGCATCGGCGCAGTCGCGCGCGGCATGGGACTGAAGACCGTGGCCGTC
The DNA window shown above is from Aggregicoccus sp. 17bor-14 and carries:
- the ftsZ gene encoding cell division protein FtsZ — encoded protein: MDHFEQSKQAAKIRVVGAGGAGCNAVNTMISAKLDRVDFIAANTDVQALAASKAPTRIQLGQMLTKGLGAGANPEMGREAALESREQIAQLLEGADMVFVTAGMGGGTGTGAAPIIADIAKSLGALTVGVVTKPFLFEGNRRRKQAEQGLIELKAAVDTLITIPNQRLLTLSNEPMPLLETFKRADEVLLNAVQGISDLIQYHGYINVDFADVKTIMSDKGLALMGTGRAAGAQRALNAMQQAISSPLLEDVTIDGATGLLINITGGRDMTLQEVNEALTLVHDAADNEAEIIFGSLIDETIQDEVKITIIATGFVQREAKSRIVQPVMQAPLIARPAPAVLSAAREEVASLVPAKSGSRSLSAADAGKAAVATARTAVVKDPALPLDEDQFDIPTFLRRQGQTEMP